From the Desulfosarcina sp. BuS5 genome, one window contains:
- the folE2 gene encoding GTP cyclohydrolase FolE2: MIDIQNQFDDRNIPIDKVGIKNLRYPITVLDKGSGFQHTVALINMYVDLPNNYKGTHMSRFVKLLHLLQPEVSLKKISSILDQMKKQLNAASAHIEVTFPYFIKKYAPVSNLPGLMDYTCKITGASGPDEKIDLVSEVIVPISSVCPCSKEISDAGAHNQRGKVELRTRFKKFIWLEDMIKLVEQAASCEVYSVLKRVDEKAVTEKGYNNPKFVEDIVRDIALKLKADNNIIWFSVSAENFESIHNHSAYAQIISS; encoded by the coding sequence ATGATTGATATACAAAACCAGTTTGATGACCGAAACATCCCTATCGACAAGGTAGGTATTAAAAATCTCCGTTACCCGATCACCGTTTTAGATAAAGGCAGCGGTTTTCAACATACTGTGGCTTTAATTAATATGTATGTTGATTTGCCGAACAATTATAAAGGCACCCACATGAGCAGGTTTGTAAAACTGCTTCACCTGCTGCAACCGGAGGTCTCTTTAAAAAAAATATCAAGTATTTTAGATCAGATGAAAAAACAGTTGAATGCAGCTTCAGCGCACATAGAGGTTACCTTTCCTTATTTTATAAAAAAATACGCGCCTGTCAGCAACCTCCCCGGTTTAATGGACTATACCTGTAAAATTACCGGAGCAAGCGGCCCGGATGAGAAAATTGATCTTGTTTCAGAAGTTATTGTCCCGATCTCGTCTGTCTGCCCATGTTCAAAGGAAATAAGTGACGCAGGAGCGCATAATCAGCGCGGCAAAGTAGAGTTGCGCACAAGGTTCAAAAAATTTATCTGGCTGGAGGATATGATAAAGCTTGTGGAGCAGGCAGCCTCATGTGAAGTCTATTCAGTTTTAAAACGGGTTGATGAAAAAGCCGTAACCGAAAAAGGGTATAACAACCCAAAATTTGTAGAAGATATTGTCAGGGATATCGCATTAAAACTAAAAGCCGATAATAATATAATATGGTTTTCAGTAAGCGCTGAAAATTTTGAATCTATTCACAACCATAGCGCTTATGCCCAGATTATAAGTAGTTAA
- a CDS encoding 3-isopropylmalate dehydrogenase: MSKKYSIAVIPGDGTGPEVINEGIKVLEAVAKKFEFTIDFTNYDLGGERYKATGEIFPDTAAEGLTAADAIYLGAIGHPDVKPGILEKGLLLKLRFDFDQYINLRPVKLYEGVETPLKNKSPDDIDFVVVRENTEGLYAGAGGCLKRGTPDEVAIQSSINTRKGVERCIRFAFEYCRSRNKAKKLTLCGKTNVLTYAFDLWERTFYEVGKEYPDIQTDYAHVDAICMWMVKNPEWFDVIVTDNMFGDIITDLAAMIQGGMGIAAGGNINPEGVSMFEPIGGSAPKYTGKQIINPIAAISAAQIMLATLGEKKASQTVEKAVIKVLRDDLDDIAAGKMGYTTSEVGDLVAEYIIAN; this comes from the coding sequence ATGTCAAAAAAATATTCAATTGCTGTTATTCCGGGCGACGGCACCGGACCGGAAGTTATTAATGAAGGCATCAAGGTACTGGAGGCTGTTGCAAAAAAATTTGAATTCACCATTGATTTCACGAATTACGACTTGGGTGGGGAAAGGTACAAAGCCACCGGTGAAATATTTCCTGATACCGCTGCCGAAGGCCTTACCGCGGCTGATGCCATATACCTGGGAGCAATAGGCCATCCTGATGTAAAACCGGGTATTCTTGAAAAAGGCCTACTTTTGAAACTAAGATTCGACTTTGATCAATATATTAACCTGAGGCCGGTTAAACTCTATGAAGGTGTCGAAACCCCCTTAAAAAACAAATCACCCGATGACATAGATTTTGTTGTGGTGCGTGAAAATACTGAAGGTCTCTATGCCGGAGCAGGAGGCTGTTTAAAACGCGGCACACCGGATGAGGTTGCAATCCAGTCTTCGATAAATACCCGTAAAGGTGTGGAAAGATGCATCAGGTTCGCATTTGAGTATTGCAGAAGCCGGAACAAGGCAAAAAAACTGACTCTTTGCGGAAAGACCAATGTCCTTACATACGCTTTTGATCTCTGGGAGCGGACTTTTTATGAAGTAGGAAAAGAATACCCGGACATTCAAACCGATTATGCTCATGTTGACGCCATATGTATGTGGATGGTAAAGAACCCGGAATGGTTTGATGTTATTGTTACAGATAACATGTTTGGAGATATTATAACCGATCTGGCCGCAATGATACAGGGTGGCATGGGAATTGCCGCCGGAGGCAATATCAATCCCGAGGGCGTCTCCATGTTTGAACCAATCGGCGGATCGGCCCCCAAATATACAGGAAAGCAGATAATCAATCCCATCGCGGCAATTTCCGCAGCTCAGATTATGCTTGCAACCCTTGGCGAAAAAAAAGCCTCCCAGACGGTTGAAAAGGCGGTAATCAAGGTGCTGCGTGATGATCTGGATGATATCGCTGCCGGAAAAATGGGATACACCACAAGTGAAGTAGGAGATCTTGTGGCGGAATATATTATTGCCAATTAG
- a CDS encoding phosphatidylserine decarboxylase family protein gives MKKFSWPDPPGQTAFPIARAGYPFIFAAAFVTVIFALLGLVIPAVGGLLAASCICCFFRDPDRVIPNKLRAVVSPADGKIVKAELIEKNRFTEENCIKISIFMSVFNVHVNRIPYAGKITDICYYPGKFFSANLDKASKNNEHNAIFIETDNGHSICFVQIAGLIARRIICGLQQGDTVDRGQRFGIICFGSRLDVYLPADSDISVSTGDKVKAGASILGFLS, from the coding sequence ATGAAAAAATTTTCCTGGCCCGATCCGCCGGGGCAGACTGCATTTCCCATAGCCAGAGCAGGATATCCTTTTATTTTTGCCGCCGCTTTTGTAACAGTGATTTTCGCGCTCCTTGGACTCGTCATTCCGGCTGTTGGCGGATTATTGGCTGCAAGTTGCATATGCTGTTTTTTCAGGGATCCGGACAGGGTGATACCAAACAAACTCAGGGCTGTTGTTTCACCTGCCGACGGCAAGATTGTTAAAGCCGAACTAATTGAAAAAAATCGTTTTACAGAAGAAAATTGTATAAAAATAAGTATCTTTATGTCGGTTTTTAATGTTCATGTTAACCGAATCCCTTATGCCGGCAAAATAACCGATATTTGTTACTATCCTGGGAAATTTTTTTCCGCCAATCTGGATAAGGCATCAAAAAATAATGAACATAATGCAATTTTTATTGAGACTGACAATGGTCATTCAATCTGTTTTGTCCAGATAGCCGGACTAATTGCAAGACGTATTATTTGCGGTCTGCAGCAGGGAGATACCGTAGATCGCGGACAACGGTTCGGCATCATATGTTTCGGATCACGGCTGGATGTTTATCTTCCGGCAGATTCGGATATCAGCGTCTCTACCGGGGATAAAGTTAAAGCAGGCGCTTCCATTCTGGGGTTTTTATCATGA
- the pssA gene encoding CDP-diacylglycerol--serine O-phosphatidyltransferase, with amino-acid sequence MKHNNTEKSIPKRPRRGIYILPNFFTSMNIFCGFYAIISSINGRFTAAGVSILIAVVFDSLDGKIARATNTTSKFGVEYDSLADLISFGLAPGLMIYLWALKPLGRIGWLAAFLFLICGALRLARFNTQTGSVDSNHFVGLPIPAGAGMNAVIVLFCHRFGMNNSVNPILIFIIMNTLSFLMVSTIKYNSFKKPELFKKMNFNVLVGAVIIFIFIAAEPSIALFLMGLIYVISGPIGSLKHLKNAKHNTTNTPKPDKKKA; translated from the coding sequence ATGAAACATAATAATACCGAAAAATCCATACCAAAGAGGCCGCGCCGGGGCATTTATATTCTGCCTAACTTTTTTACATCCATGAATATCTTCTGTGGATTTTATGCCATAATATCTTCAATAAACGGCAGATTTACGGCAGCCGGAGTCTCTATTCTCATAGCTGTTGTTTTCGATTCATTGGACGGAAAGATCGCCAGGGCAACAAATACTACAAGCAAATTCGGGGTTGAGTACGATTCCCTGGCCGACCTCATTTCTTTTGGCCTTGCTCCAGGCCTCATGATATACCTTTGGGCACTGAAACCCTTAGGCCGAATAGGGTGGCTGGCTGCTTTCCTCTTCCTTATATGCGGCGCTCTCAGGCTTGCACGATTCAACACACAAACAGGAAGTGTAGACAGCAACCATTTTGTTGGTCTTCCGATACCTGCAGGAGCAGGTATGAATGCCGTTATTGTTTTATTCTGCCACAGGTTCGGAATGAATAATAGTGTAAATCCGATATTAATATTTATAATTATGAATACCCTTTCTTTCTTGATGGTAAGCACCATTAAATATAATAGTTTTAAAAAACCGGAGCTGTTCAAAAAAATGAATTTCAATGTTCTGGTGGGGGCTGTCATTATATTTATTTTTATTGCGGCTGAACCGTCGATTGCACTTTTTCTTATGGGGCTTATTTATGTTATTTCGGGACCCATTGGCTCTCTTAAACATCTTAAAAATGCAAAACATAATACAACAAATACACCCAAACCAGATAAAAAAAAAGCCTGA
- a CDS encoding aspartate-semialdehyde dehydrogenase — translation MDEKKFNVAVAGATGVVGNQMITCLEEREFPVKSIKFLASHRSAGRKLEFKDQEITVEELKEDSFRGIDIAIFSAGGGPSKKFAPCAAKDGCIVVDNSSAWRMDTEVPLLIPEVNPDDIKNYTNKGIIANPNCSTIQMLVALYPIYKKCGIKRIVVSTYQAVSGTGLKAIEELSDQTRAMLNFQDYEKKVYPHQIAFNCLPHIDVFLENGYTREEMKMVLETRKIFGDNNIGVTATTVRVPVFYSHSESINIETLEHISADEVKTLLSNAPGIKVLDDPEKNLYPLAIEAAGTDLTYVGRIREDESIPNGINLWVVADNIRKGAATNAVQIAELLAKDYL, via the coding sequence ATGGATGAAAAAAAATTCAATGTCGCAGTGGCAGGTGCGACCGGCGTTGTCGGCAATCAGATGATCACCTGCCTTGAGGAAAGGGAGTTCCCTGTAAAATCGATTAAATTCCTGGCTTCCCACAGATCCGCCGGGCGTAAGCTGGAGTTTAAGGATCAGGAAATAACAGTTGAAGAATTAAAAGAGGATTCTTTTAGGGGAATTGATATAGCAATATTTTCAGCCGGAGGGGGGCCCAGTAAAAAGTTTGCGCCCTGCGCCGCAAAAGATGGATGTATTGTAGTAGACAACTCAAGCGCGTGGAGAATGGACACTGAGGTTCCGCTATTGATTCCGGAAGTAAACCCTGATGACATAAAAAATTACACCAATAAAGGTATAATCGCAAATCCCAACTGCTCAACAATCCAGATGCTGGTCGCTCTTTACCCGATTTATAAAAAATGCGGCATCAAGAGAATTGTGGTTTCCACATATCAGGCTGTATCAGGCACCGGATTAAAGGCGATTGAAGAACTATCCGATCAGACCAGAGCGATGCTGAATTTTCAGGATTATGAAAAAAAAGTCTATCCTCACCAAATCGCCTTTAACTGTCTTCCGCATATAGATGTTTTTCTGGAAAACGGTTACACTAGGGAAGAGATGAAAATGGTCCTGGAAACCAGAAAAATTTTCGGAGATAACAATATAGGAGTAACTGCCACGACTGTACGAGTCCCGGTCTTTTATAGTCATTCCGAATCGATAAATATAGAAACCCTTGAGCATATTTCTGCTGACGAAGTAAAAACGCTGCTCTCAAATGCACCTGGAATAAAAGTATTGGACGACCCGGAAAAAAATCTTTATCCTCTTGCTATTGAAGCCGCAGGAACCGACCTGACCTATGTCGGGCGTATAAGAGAGGACGAGTCGATCCCCAATGGAATCAATTTATGGGTAGTGGCTGATAATATCAGAAAAGGAGCCGCCACCAATGCAGTTCAGATAGCAGAATTACTTGCCAAAGATTATTTATAA
- a CDS encoding ATP-binding protein — MHHSYPYKAIKRYVGKALHHYDMIADGDKILVGLSGGIDSFTLLWILNERKKRILIDYDLIAVFVDPGFDDQFGKKLETYCKANEFHLIIDRTDHGLQAHSTENRENPCFLCSRLRRKRLFEIADKYGCKKIALGHHKDDIIETFFMNICYSGEIGTMVPSQSFFKGKFQIIRPLAFIEQETINRFAKETGFPILTNPCPSANSSKRSKIKSLLTELYKSNKKIKGNIFNSMSNVNTEYLLI, encoded by the coding sequence ATGCATCATAGCTATCCATACAAGGCGATAAAACGATATGTGGGTAAAGCCCTGCATCATTATGATATGATAGCGGATGGTGACAAAATCCTGGTTGGACTTTCCGGTGGTATTGACAGTTTCACTCTTTTGTGGATATTAAATGAACGAAAAAAACGAATACTGATAGATTATGACCTGATTGCAGTTTTTGTCGATCCGGGTTTTGATGATCAATTTGGTAAAAAACTTGAAACATATTGCAAAGCAAATGAATTTCATCTAATAATTGATCGTACAGATCATGGACTCCAGGCACACAGTACCGAAAACAGGGAAAATCCCTGTTTTTTATGTTCCAGGCTGCGCAGAAAACGTCTTTTTGAAATAGCCGATAAATACGGATGTAAAAAGATCGCTTTAGGGCACCATAAAGATGATATTATCGAAACTTTTTTTATGAACATATGTTATTCAGGCGAAATCGGAACCATGGTTCCATCACAATCCTTTTTTAAAGGTAAATTTCAAATTATCAGACCCCTTGCGTTTATAGAACAGGAAACAATAAATCGTTTTGCAAAAGAAACAGGTTTTCCGATTTTAACTAATCCATGCCCAAGTGCGAACAGCTCCAAACGTAGTAAAATCAAGAGCCTCTTAACAGAGCTTTATAAAAGCAACAAAAAAATCAAAGGCAATATTTTCAACTCCATGAGCAATGTCAACACAGAGTATTTATTAATATGA
- the rpoZ gene encoding DNA-directed RNA polymerase subunit omega, with protein MARITMEDCLKRVQNRFQLVNMVAKRVRQIRDGAEYLIYSPKNEDVVTCLREIAAGKIKLKKEKVQLAEPVKKEKAQLAEPVKEQKDKLDEPVKENQDQLAEPDAS; from the coding sequence GTGGCACGAATAACTATGGAAGATTGCCTGAAACGGGTCCAAAACCGGTTTCAACTGGTTAATATGGTGGCAAAACGTGTAAGGCAGATCCGTGATGGAGCGGAATACCTTATATATTCACCTAAAAATGAAGACGTTGTTACATGTCTTAGAGAAATTGCAGCCGGCAAAATAAAACTCAAAAAAGAAAAAGTTCAACTCGCTGAACCTGTAAAAAAAGAAAAAGCTCAACTCGCTGAACCTGTAAAAGAACAAAAAGATAAACTTGATGAACCTGTAAAAGAAAACCAAGATCAACTCGCTGAACCTGATGCATCATAG
- the greA gene encoding transcription elongation factor GreA → MEKTPITMRGYETLKKELEHLKRVERPANIKAIEEARAHGDLSENAEFEAAKNRQSFIEGRIGELGYKLASADIINPDELPKDRAVFGCTVLLENIDTGEEIKYQLVGPDESDIEKKRISVSSPLGQAMIGKEPGDEVKLNAPGGKRLYELIEIL, encoded by the coding sequence TTGGAAAAAACACCGATTACAATGCGAGGCTATGAAACACTGAAAAAGGAACTGGAACATCTTAAGAGAGTTGAAAGGCCTGCAAATATCAAGGCTATAGAGGAAGCACGCGCTCATGGAGACCTGTCTGAAAATGCAGAATTTGAAGCAGCAAAAAATAGACAAAGTTTTATAGAAGGACGGATAGGCGAACTGGGATATAAGTTAGCCAGCGCCGATATAATCAACCCGGATGAACTTCCAAAGGACAGGGCTGTGTTTGGCTGCACGGTTCTGCTTGAAAATATTGATACCGGCGAAGAAATTAAATATCAGCTTGTGGGCCCGGACGAATCTGATATTGAGAAAAAACGCATATCTGTCAGTTCGCCCCTAGGGCAGGCAATGATAGGCAAGGAACCTGGGGACGAGGTAAAGCTAAACGCTCCGGGCGGTAAAAGATTGTATGAACTTATAGAAATACTTTAA
- a CDS encoding TIGR04211 family SH3 domain-containing protein, whose translation MKYFIFIFILMFLFLLSATVQAETRYISNIIKVTLRTGPGIDHKIVKMIKSGQNVKIQEQGEEWSKVQTPNGKEGWVLNRFLTAKEPDFIALAKLKKKYNAIKVQLPAISEENKQLKEQNVQFKQDLGKHQSELNKLSREYDKLKDDSAGYLNLKAKYEKTVAKLAEQSNKAERLEKELLHKYITAGLTGAAILLLGFIIGFSTKRQRKRTSLL comes from the coding sequence ATGAAGTATTTTATTTTTATTTTTATTTTAATGTTTCTATTTCTTTTATCAGCAACAGTTCAGGCTGAAACCAGGTATATCAGCAATATAATTAAAGTAACCTTGAGGACAGGACCCGGGATAGACCACAAAATTGTCAAAATGATCAAATCAGGGCAGAATGTTAAAATTCAAGAGCAAGGCGAGGAGTGGTCAAAAGTCCAAACGCCAAACGGAAAAGAAGGATGGGTGTTAAATCGCTTTCTTACTGCGAAAGAGCCCGATTTTATAGCTTTGGCAAAACTTAAAAAAAAGTATAATGCCATAAAAGTCCAGCTACCGGCAATAAGTGAAGAGAATAAACAACTTAAAGAACAAAACGTACAATTCAAACAGGATCTTGGCAAGCATCAATCCGAATTGAATAAGCTCTCCAGGGAATATGACAAACTAAAAGATGATTCCGCAGGGTATCTGAACCTGAAGGCCAAATATGAGAAAACCGTCGCCAAGCTGGCGGAACAGTCCAACAAAGCAGAAAGGCTTGAAAAAGAATTGCTCCATAAATACATCACGGCCGGGTTAACCGGCGCAGCTATCTTGTTGCTGGGATTCATAATAGGCTTCAGCACCAAACGTCAACGTAAAAGGACATCGCTCCTGTAA